From Streptomyces sp. HUAS MG91, the proteins below share one genomic window:
- a CDS encoding FCD domain-containing protein — protein sequence MTDALRPMGARPRLYEQVLGRLRAYVAEGGLRAGDRLPTERDLAARLGVSRASVKQAIVVLEVQGLVEVRHGGGTYLVRDGLDVAEPVERLVERKKRLPDVLEAREALETKLAELAAERRTDADLTALRSALDLMAEDIAAGGLGVEGDRLFHGAVTAAAHSALLAAFMAEIDGPIAESRDESLRQPRRPGRSLAQHRAILDAIEAGNGRGAAAAMRRHVRAVAKVRLLDWEP from the coding sequence ATGACCGACGCACTGCGGCCGATGGGGGCGCGCCCGCGCCTGTACGAGCAGGTGCTCGGCCGCCTGCGCGCGTACGTCGCCGAGGGCGGCCTGCGCGCGGGCGACCGGCTGCCCACCGAGCGGGACCTCGCCGCGCGGCTCGGGGTGAGCCGGGCCTCCGTGAAGCAGGCCATCGTCGTCCTGGAGGTGCAGGGGCTCGTCGAGGTGCGGCACGGCGGCGGCACCTATCTCGTACGGGACGGGCTCGACGTCGCCGAGCCCGTCGAGCGGCTCGTGGAGCGCAAGAAACGGCTGCCGGACGTGCTTGAGGCGCGCGAGGCGCTGGAGACGAAGCTGGCCGAGCTCGCCGCCGAGCGGCGCACCGACGCCGATCTCACCGCGCTGCGCTCCGCGCTCGATCTGATGGCCGAGGACATCGCGGCCGGCGGCCTCGGGGTCGAGGGCGACCGGCTCTTCCACGGCGCCGTGACCGCGGCCGCGCACAGCGCGCTGCTCGCCGCGTTCATGGCGGAGATCGACGGGCCGATCGCCGAGTCGCGCGACGAGTCGCTGCGGCAGCCCCGGCGGCCCGGGCGGTCGCTGGCGCAGCACCGGGCGATTCTCGATGCCATCGAGGCCGGCAACGGGCGGGGGGCCGCCGCGGCCATGCGGCGGCACGTGCGGGCTGTCGCGAAGGTGCGGTTGCTGGACTGGGAGCCCTAG
- a CDS encoding acyl-CoA synthetase encodes MPRLLPALLDTPDRPALRFGDRALTHGRLAAVAAPLAARISGSSRVAVWATPTLETAVGVVAALLAGVAAVPLNPKSGDSELGHIVADSAPEAVLAAADAELPPALARLPRIDVDADAAVPDVVPSLPPEPADPATPAFVVYTSGTTGPPKGAVLPRRAVSSTLDALRDAWRWTEADTLVHGLPLFHVHGLILGVIGPLRRGGAVRHLGRFSTEGVTRELSSGATMLFGVPTMYHRIAESLPTDPALAKALGSARLLVSGSAALPVHDHERITSATGQRVIERYGMTETLMNTSVRADGEPRPGTVGVPLPGVELRLTEDDGVTEVPSDDPEGVGEIQVRGPNLFLHYLNRPDATEAAFAPGGWFRTGDMAVRDADGYVRIIGRKATDLIKSGGYKIGAGEIENALLEHPGVREAAVTGAPDDDLGERVVAWIVPADAAHPPTEAELADHVAARLSPHKRPRTVRYLEALPRNDMGKILKRALGDA; translated from the coding sequence GTGCCACGTCTGCTGCCCGCACTGCTCGACACCCCCGACCGGCCCGCCCTGCGGTTCGGCGACCGCGCGCTGACCCACGGCCGGCTGGCGGCGGTGGCGGCCCCGCTCGCGGCCCGGATCAGCGGGTCGTCCCGGGTGGCCGTGTGGGCGACGCCCACGCTGGAGACCGCGGTCGGCGTGGTCGCGGCGCTGCTCGCCGGGGTGGCCGCCGTGCCGCTGAACCCGAAGTCGGGCGACAGCGAGCTGGGGCACATCGTCGCGGACAGCGCCCCGGAGGCGGTGCTCGCGGCGGCGGACGCCGAGCTGCCGCCCGCGCTGGCCCGGCTGCCGCGGATCGACGTGGACGCGGACGCCGCGGTGCCGGACGTCGTGCCGTCCCTGCCCCCGGAGCCGGCCGACCCGGCGACCCCGGCCTTCGTCGTCTACACCTCGGGCACGACGGGCCCGCCCAAGGGCGCCGTGCTGCCGCGCCGCGCGGTCTCCTCCACGCTCGACGCGCTCCGGGACGCCTGGCGGTGGACGGAGGCGGACACCCTGGTCCACGGGCTGCCGCTGTTCCACGTGCACGGTCTGATCCTGGGCGTCATCGGCCCGCTGCGGCGCGGCGGCGCGGTGCGCCACCTGGGCCGGTTCAGCACGGAGGGGGTGACCCGCGAGCTGTCCTCGGGCGCGACGATGCTGTTCGGCGTCCCGACGATGTACCACCGCATCGCGGAGTCCCTGCCCACCGATCCCGCGCTCGCCAAGGCCCTCGGCTCGGCCCGCCTCCTCGTCTCGGGGTCGGCGGCGCTGCCGGTCCACGACCACGAGCGGATCACGTCGGCCACCGGGCAGCGCGTGATCGAGCGGTACGGGATGACCGAGACGCTGATGAACACCAGCGTGCGGGCGGACGGCGAGCCGCGCCCCGGCACGGTGGGCGTGCCGCTGCCGGGCGTGGAGCTGCGGCTCACCGAGGACGACGGGGTGACGGAGGTGCCGTCCGACGACCCGGAGGGGGTCGGCGAGATCCAGGTACGCGGCCCGAACCTGTTCCTGCACTACCTCAACCGCCCCGACGCCACCGAGGCGGCGTTCGCGCCGGGCGGCTGGTTCCGTACGGGGGACATGGCGGTCCGCGACGCGGACGGCTATGTCCGCATCATCGGCCGCAAGGCCACCGACCTGATCAAGAGCGGCGGCTACAAGATCGGCGCTGGCGAGATCGAGAACGCGCTCCTGGAGCACCCGGGCGTGCGCGAGGCGGCGGTCACCGGCGCGCCCGACGACGACCTCGGCGAGCGGGTGGTGGCGTGGATCGTCCCGGCGGACGCCGCGCACCCGCCGACGGAGGCGGAGCTGGCGGACCATGTGGCCGCGCGGCTTTCCCCGCACAAGCGCCCCCGCACGGTCCGCTACCTGGAGGCCCTGCCGCGCAACGACATGGGCAAGATCCTCAAGCGGGCGCTCGGCGATGCGTGA